In Terriglobus sp. TAA 43, a single window of DNA contains:
- a CDS encoding DUF1254 domain-containing protein has translation MRSKVARSIFVTLFMLSLVACEQHTKQETPMSGQNAGGDVNASVLHARAMQAVIWGMPAVNYDLMLQEMLHKTSSKQNEVVYWSKPVTWKNQTLTPNPDALYFMIFTNTRDAGPVVIEVPPADTGSFAANIVTVWQMPLEDVGPAGADQGKGGKYLVLPPGYKDKIPDGYIPLRSETYGGYALLRSNLPSHSDEDVAKAEAYGRRLKVYPLGRASRPAETKFTDAKDTLYDSTIPFDVRFFRSLDRIVQIEPWQTRDKAMIDVLKTIGIEKGKPFHPDPAMTDALKSAAVDAHAYIDGLYQAGFPPFFSSARWALPAMPDLVRAGSSGYAETDIYPVDARGLTYSLGYIGIKRLGKAQFYLMESKDKNGDTFEGKNTYRLHVPADPPTKQYWSATVYDRETHALVKNLDRASRASNDTTLQKNADGSVDIYFGPKAPSGKDANWVPTDPSRQFEVMFRLYGPTEALFEKTWVLPDIEKL, from the coding sequence ATGCGCTCCAAAGTAGCGCGATCGATCTTCGTTACGTTGTTCATGCTTTCGCTCGTTGCATGTGAACAGCACACGAAACAGGAGACGCCGATGTCAGGTCAGAATGCGGGTGGTGATGTAAACGCGTCTGTTCTTCATGCGCGTGCTATGCAGGCGGTGATCTGGGGCATGCCCGCTGTGAACTACGACCTGATGCTGCAGGAGATGCTCCACAAGACTTCGTCGAAACAGAACGAGGTTGTGTACTGGTCAAAGCCTGTGACGTGGAAGAACCAGACGCTGACACCGAATCCTGATGCGTTGTATTTCATGATCTTCACGAATACGCGGGATGCAGGGCCGGTGGTGATTGAAGTTCCTCCTGCGGATACGGGGTCGTTTGCCGCAAACATTGTGACCGTATGGCAAATGCCACTGGAAGATGTGGGGCCGGCGGGGGCGGATCAGGGTAAGGGAGGGAAGTACCTGGTGCTGCCGCCGGGATACAAAGACAAAATTCCTGATGGGTATATTCCGCTGCGGTCGGAGACGTATGGCGGTTACGCGCTGTTGCGGTCCAACCTCCCCAGCCACAGTGATGAGGACGTGGCGAAGGCTGAGGCATATGGGAGACGGTTGAAGGTCTATCCGCTTGGTCGGGCGTCGCGTCCGGCAGAGACGAAGTTTACGGATGCGAAGGACACACTCTACGACTCGACGATTCCTTTTGACGTTCGGTTCTTTCGGTCGCTTGACCGCATCGTTCAGATCGAGCCCTGGCAGACGCGTGACAAGGCGATGATTGATGTACTGAAGACAATTGGCATTGAGAAGGGCAAGCCCTTTCATCCGGATCCGGCAATGACCGATGCTTTGAAGAGTGCGGCTGTGGACGCGCATGCTTACATCGATGGGCTTTATCAGGCCGGGTTTCCTCCGTTCTTTTCTAGCGCGCGATGGGCTTTGCCTGCGATGCCGGATCTTGTCAGAGCTGGATCATCAGGTTATGCAGAAACGGATATCTATCCTGTGGATGCTCGCGGGCTGACTTATTCGCTGGGCTACATCGGGATCAAACGGCTGGGCAAGGCGCAGTTCTATCTGATGGAGAGCAAGGACAAGAACGGCGATACGTTCGAGGGCAAGAACACGTACCGTCTGCATGTGCCGGCTGATCCGCCGACGAAGCAGTATTGGTCGGCGACGGTGTATGACCGTGAGACGCATGCACTGGTGAAGAATCTTGATCGTGCAAGCCGCGCTTCGAATGACACGACGTTGCAGAAGAACGCGGATGGATCGGTAGATATCTACTTTGGGCCGAAGGCTCCCAGCGGTAAGGATGCGAATTGGGTTCCGACTGATCCGTCGCGGCAATTCGAAGTGATGTTCCGGTTGTATGGTCCGACTGAGGCGCTCTTCGAGAAGACGTGGGTTCTGCCTGATATCGAAAAACTGTAA
- a CDS encoding M23 family metallopeptidase, with translation MFLCRLLHRIMVGVALTLSLALTAAHAAEKPTPLILSVQDAPVVFTGSDGNTHLVYELWMLNFSSGDIAVQSVDILGDGTVIQTMDAKTVATRLQPVGLRDATGTLAKSSQALLFVHITLPGGAAVPRRLTHRVTTFIAAAPPAFQHLVMAGGETVPSRQTVAVIHPPLAGGNYVSADSCCDSSRHMRAALGVNNHVWLAQRFAVDWEQLDSQGRIYSGPRENLKSYTIFGKPALAVADATVVSVVDDLPEQTPGKYPEGISLDKADGNSVILRLDDPRLGGHVFAMYAHMQPRSIRVHEGEKVHPGEVLGLVGNTGNSVAPHLHFQLMAEPSSLASNGLPYAIDSFSVTGQIPSTEAFDEAEAKGTAIAHRVLPAPRRVENALPLDQRIIAFPDLPTRGNR, from the coding sequence ATGTTTCTCTGCAGATTGCTTCATCGGATCATGGTTGGTGTTGCACTCACTCTTTCATTGGCACTGACTGCGGCTCATGCAGCTGAGAAGCCCACGCCTCTCATTCTGTCAGTGCAAGATGCTCCGGTGGTCTTTACTGGGTCGGATGGCAACACGCACCTTGTGTACGAGCTGTGGATGTTGAACTTCTCCAGCGGTGACATTGCTGTGCAGAGTGTCGATATTCTTGGCGACGGTACAGTCATTCAGACGATGGACGCCAAGACGGTTGCTACTCGTTTGCAGCCTGTGGGGCTGCGCGACGCAACGGGTACGCTGGCGAAAAGCTCGCAGGCGCTTCTCTTTGTTCACATCACGCTGCCTGGAGGTGCTGCTGTTCCGCGTCGTCTGACGCATCGCGTCACGACGTTCATTGCTGCGGCACCGCCTGCGTTTCAACACCTCGTGATGGCCGGAGGTGAGACTGTGCCGTCTCGACAGACGGTGGCGGTTATTCATCCTCCTCTGGCTGGTGGCAATTATGTTTCGGCTGACTCGTGTTGCGATTCGAGTCGTCACATGCGGGCCGCGCTGGGAGTGAACAATCATGTGTGGTTGGCTCAGCGCTTCGCTGTGGATTGGGAGCAGTTGGATTCGCAGGGCAGGATCTATTCCGGGCCTCGTGAGAATCTCAAGAGCTACACGATCTTCGGTAAGCCCGCGCTTGCCGTTGCCGACGCTACGGTTGTTTCTGTTGTGGATGATCTTCCGGAACAGACTCCTGGCAAGTATCCCGAGGGCATCTCGCTGGATAAGGCGGATGGGAACTCGGTGATTCTGCGGCTTGATGATCCGCGGCTTGGCGGCCATGTCTTTGCGATGTACGCGCATATGCAGCCTCGCAGTATTCGCGTCCACGAAGGCGAGAAGGTTCATCCTGGCGAGGTTCTTGGGCTGGTCGGCAATACCGGCAATTCGGTTGCGCCTCATCTTCATTTCCAGCTGATGGCTGAGCCTTCATCGCTGGCTTCGAACGGGCTGCCCTACGCGATCGACTCCTTCTCAGTCACTGGACAGATACCCAGCACTGAGGCTTTTGATGAAGCTGAGGCGAAGGGGACTGCCATTGCTCATCGCGTGTTGCCTGCTCCTCGTCGAGTCGAAAACGCGCTGCCGCTCGACCAGCGCATCATTGCGTTTCCTGATTTGCCGACGAGAGGGAACCGCTGA
- a CDS encoding sugar MFS transporter: protein MAISSHGEVRTSAAAAEGKYTVQLALIVALFGGIGFITAMNDVLVPHFKDLFQLTNVKALLVQFAFFGAYFLLAIPSGKIVGRIGYRNGMIAAMAVIGCGLMLFLPASLLITYPLFLFALFVVGCGLALLQVAVNPYISALGDPSKAASRLNLAGGLNSLGGTLAPHVGAMFIFVAAGATTAELARSVRMPYVVLGLMAFAMALVVRLVHLPELIPQAEAHEKLQGSAWDFRQLRFGMLGIFFYVGAEVTVGSLIINYLGQPSMGSMPHLQAAKYVSLYWGGAMVARFIGFVALRHVKQSHALAFVSAFGVLAITLAILGHGSPAMWAVVSCGLYNSVMWPCIFPMSIEGLGKYTSQASGLLVMMIVGGAVVPEIQGWVADHYGYQPSFLVVLVCYAYVLFFALNGHKPGKSSEGLVEVAPPVGV, encoded by the coding sequence TTGGCGATTTCGAGTCACGGTGAGGTTCGCACCTCGGCCGCAGCAGCGGAAGGTAAGTACACGGTTCAATTGGCGCTGATTGTTGCGCTGTTTGGTGGCATTGGTTTCATCACTGCGATGAATGACGTGCTGGTGCCGCACTTCAAGGATCTGTTTCAGCTCACGAATGTGAAGGCGCTGCTGGTGCAGTTCGCCTTCTTCGGAGCGTACTTTCTGCTGGCGATTCCTTCGGGCAAGATTGTGGGGCGCATTGGTTATCGCAATGGCATGATCGCGGCGATGGCTGTGATTGGCTGCGGATTGATGCTGTTTCTGCCGGCGTCGTTGCTGATTACGTATCCGCTGTTTTTGTTTGCGTTGTTTGTGGTGGGTTGCGGGTTGGCGCTGTTGCAGGTGGCGGTGAATCCGTACATCAGCGCGCTGGGTGATCCTTCGAAGGCTGCTTCGCGATTGAACCTGGCGGGTGGATTGAATTCGCTGGGCGGAACGCTGGCTCCGCATGTGGGCGCGATGTTCATCTTTGTGGCGGCTGGTGCGACGACGGCTGAGTTGGCTCGCAGTGTGCGGATGCCGTATGTGGTGCTGGGGCTGATGGCGTTTGCTATGGCGCTGGTGGTGCGACTGGTGCATCTGCCGGAACTAATTCCGCAGGCGGAGGCGCACGAGAAACTGCAAGGGAGTGCGTGGGATTTTCGGCAGCTCCGGTTTGGGATGCTGGGAATCTTCTTTTACGTCGGCGCGGAAGTGACCGTGGGCAGCCTGATCATCAACTACCTCGGGCAGCCTTCGATGGGCAGCATGCCGCATCTGCAGGCAGCGAAGTATGTGTCGCTGTACTGGGGCGGCGCGATGGTGGCGCGTTTCATCGGCTTTGTTGCGCTGCGGCATGTGAAGCAGTCGCATGCGCTGGCATTTGTGAGCGCGTTTGGCGTGCTGGCGATCACGCTGGCGATTCTGGGGCATGGTTCGCCTGCGATGTGGGCAGTGGTTTCGTGCGGACTTTATAACTCGGTGATGTGGCCGTGCATCTTCCCCATGTCGATTGAAGGACTTGGCAAGTACACGAGCCAGGCTTCGGGGCTGCTGGTGATGATGATTGTGGGCGGCGCGGTGGTGCCGGAGATTCAGGGCTGGGTGGCCGACCATTATGGCTATCAGCCGAGTTTCCTGGTGGTGCTGGTTTGCTACGCGTATGTTCTGTTCTTTGCGCTGAATGGCCACAAACCGGGGAAGAGCAGCGAAGGATTGGTGGAGGTCGCGCCGCCGGTCGGGGTTTAA
- a CDS encoding DUF1080 domain-containing protein, with protein MGQAFAFRSSFGRTAVRIAGVTALLLSTGVTATTQMQTAAPKPVRPGMDWIQLFNEKDLTGWTPIGAESWTVEGDGILHGKGLTKAYGYLETDKDYKDFQLSLRFKCVGDGNSGVFFHTSFDGVDAKTGMQFEIDCTMMHHTAGVYAEDGRGWVVWPSPENEGVVRKGEWNDYLVEVIGNRYRSRLNGVPMVDFTDPKPGAPDGKLALQLHAGGAGNMQFKDIWIRDLSKR; from the coding sequence ATGGGCCAGGCTTTTGCTTTTCGCTCTTCGTTTGGTCGCACAGCGGTGCGCATTGCGGGTGTAACGGCCCTTCTTCTGTCGACCGGTGTGACCGCGACGACGCAGATGCAGACGGCCGCACCCAAGCCTGTTCGTCCTGGCATGGACTGGATCCAGCTCTTTAATGAGAAGGACCTGACCGGATGGACGCCGATTGGTGCGGAGAGCTGGACCGTGGAAGGCGATGGCATTCTGCACGGCAAGGGTCTGACGAAGGCCTACGGCTACCTGGAGACGGACAAGGACTACAAGGACTTTCAGTTGTCGCTGCGCTTCAAGTGCGTGGGCGATGGCAACAGCGGCGTGTTCTTCCACACGAGCTTCGATGGCGTGGATGCCAAGACGGGCATGCAGTTTGAGATTGACTGCACGATGATGCACCACACGGCTGGCGTGTATGCCGAAGATGGCCGTGGCTGGGTGGTCTGGCCGTCGCCTGAGAATGAGGGCGTGGTGCGCAAGGGCGAGTGGAACGACTATCTTGTTGAGGTCATCGGCAATCGTTATCGTTCGCGTTTGAACGGCGTGCCCATGGTGGACTTCACCGATCCGAAGCCGGGCGCTCCCGATGGAAAGCTTGCGCTGCAGCTTCATGCAGGCGGCGCGGGCAACATGCAGTTTAAGGACATCTGGATTCGCGATCTTTCCAAGCGCTAA